One Nocardioidaceae bacterium SCSIO 66511 genomic window carries:
- a CDS encoding acyl-CoA dehydrogenase — protein sequence MSFALTPSQLEYAEWVRKVARAELAGEHKGDPGRVDRELLRTLGRLGLLRGLFGGEPDEQPRDAAAMQLCLLRETIASVDTHAETALALQGLGSYPILQAGSPEVVERWIPGVVSGDVVAAFALSEPGAGSDAAGLTLRAEPDGDGWRLFGEKTWISNAPDADVYSVFARTTPDARARGVTAFVVAGDADGLGGEHLDLLSPHPIGRLTFDGVRVERADVLGDVDAGFAVAMRTLDLFRPSVGAFAVGMAQAALDAAYAYANERQVHGAPLIEQQSVAHTLAEMATRTQASRLLVYNAASAYDDGAEPRDITTSAAMAKLHATEAAQYVVDQAVQLHGAKALQRGHLLEQLYRDVRAPRIYEGASEVQRTIIARGLGKGG from the coding sequence ATGTCCTTCGCGTTGACGCCGAGCCAACTCGAGTACGCCGAGTGGGTACGAAAGGTCGCTCGGGCGGAGCTGGCCGGCGAGCACAAGGGTGATCCCGGCCGGGTCGACCGCGAGCTGCTTCGTACGCTCGGTCGCCTCGGACTCTTGCGCGGTCTGTTCGGCGGCGAGCCCGACGAGCAACCCCGCGATGCCGCGGCGATGCAACTGTGCCTGTTGCGCGAGACGATCGCGTCGGTCGACACCCACGCCGAGACGGCACTGGCGCTGCAAGGGCTCGGCAGCTATCCGATCCTCCAGGCGGGTTCGCCGGAGGTCGTCGAGCGTTGGATCCCTGGGGTTGTGTCGGGTGATGTCGTCGCCGCGTTCGCGCTTTCGGAGCCGGGCGCAGGTTCGGATGCGGCCGGCCTCACGCTTCGTGCCGAGCCGGACGGCGACGGCTGGCGGTTGTTCGGCGAGAAGACCTGGATCTCCAATGCCCCCGACGCCGACGTCTACAGCGTCTTCGCGCGGACGACCCCGGACGCCCGCGCCCGCGGGGTCACCGCGTTCGTCGTCGCGGGCGATGCCGACGGTCTCGGCGGCGAGCATCTCGACCTGCTGTCGCCGCATCCCATCGGTCGGTTGACGTTCGACGGCGTCCGCGTCGAGCGAGCCGACGTACTCGGCGATGTCGACGCGGGCTTCGCGGTAGCGATGCGCACGCTCGACCTGTTCCGGCCGAGCGTCGGAGCCTTCGCGGTCGGCATGGCGCAGGCGGCTCTCGACGCCGCGTACGCCTATGCCAACGAGCGGCAGGTGCATGGTGCGCCACTGATCGAGCAACAGTCGGTCGCACACACGCTTGCGGAGATGGCGACGCGTACGCAGGCATCGCGGCTGCTCGTCTACAACGCCGCGTCCGCGTACGACGACGGTGCCGAACCACGCGACATCACCACCAGCGCCGCGATGGCCAAGCTGCATGCGACAGAGGCTGCGCAGTACGTCGTCGACCAGGCTGTGCAGCTACACGGGGCGAAGGCCTTGCAACGCGGCCATCTGCTCGAGCAGCTCTATCGCGACGTACGTGCACCGCGGATCTACGAGGGTGCGTCGGAGGTCCAGCGCACGATCATCGCCCGCGGGCTCGGCAAAGGCGGCTGA
- a CDS encoding amidohydrolase family protein: MALGKVALEEHFLDRETVRRILADPEELARVSAGGGVMPSYYEPIMHRLADFDDARLAEMDAHGIECAVLSLTAPGVQRLAAADTAAAAAKSANDLLAVEVEKRPDRYAGFAAVALQDPSSAADELRRCVRELGFVGAMVNGYTNVDDAEHAAYYDQPEFDVFWRTAVELDVPVYLHPRPALPGGARILDGHPEMVGATWGFGTETATHAMRLILGGVFDRHPALQLILGHLGEGLPAMLWRTQYCFDLNPFDKRLDKTLAEYFADNLHVTTSGNFSDQALINAILTVGADRIMFSVDYPYADTELATRWIDNAPISESDRRKIASGNARSLLALG; encoded by the coding sequence ATGGCGCTTGGCAAGGTCGCGTTGGAAGAGCACTTTCTCGACCGTGAGACGGTGCGTCGCATCCTCGCCGACCCCGAGGAGCTTGCCCGCGTATCGGCGGGCGGCGGTGTGATGCCGTCGTACTACGAGCCGATCATGCATCGCCTCGCGGACTTTGACGACGCTCGACTGGCGGAGATGGACGCGCATGGCATCGAGTGTGCCGTCTTGTCGCTGACCGCGCCGGGCGTACAACGTCTCGCAGCAGCCGACACCGCGGCGGCGGCCGCGAAGTCTGCGAATGATCTGCTCGCCGTGGAGGTCGAGAAGCGACCCGACCGGTACGCGGGGTTCGCCGCGGTGGCGCTGCAGGACCCGTCGAGCGCTGCCGACGAGCTGCGGCGGTGCGTACGCGAGCTCGGGTTCGTCGGCGCAATGGTCAACGGCTACACGAATGTCGACGACGCCGAGCATGCGGCCTACTACGACCAGCCCGAGTTCGACGTGTTCTGGCGTACCGCCGTCGAGCTCGACGTACCGGTGTACCTGCATCCGCGACCGGCGCTGCCCGGCGGCGCGCGGATCCTCGACGGCCACCCCGAGATGGTCGGCGCGACCTGGGGATTCGGCACCGAGACGGCCACCCACGCGATGCGACTCATCCTCGGCGGCGTATTCGACCGGCATCCGGCACTGCAGCTCATCCTCGGGCATCTCGGCGAGGGCCTGCCCGCGATGCTGTGGCGTACGCAGTACTGCTTCGATCTCAACCCGTTCGACAAACGTCTCGACAAGACCCTCGCGGAGTACTTCGCCGACAACCTGCATGTGACGACGAGCGGAAACTTCTCCGACCAGGCGCTGATCAACGCGATTCTGACCGTCGGCGCCGACCGGATCATGTTCTCCGTCGACTATCCGTACGCCGACACCGAGCTCGCGACGCGCTGGATCGACAACGCACCGATCAGTGAGAGCGACCGCCGCAAGATCGCGTCGGGCAATGCGCGCTCGCTGCTCGCTCTCGGCTGA
- a CDS encoding M91 family zinc metallopeptidase translates to MNPPFPHYPTTPDSVVESAAGVLLSAGQVDNTRTTAVREAREAQANVGGDLEIPMAEIPPPIDAGADGLKQSAKFTAGALSKFSLAIGDYDTGIDGLNLKWAALPKNAPKDEREELRKRLINQEADLSAELDSEANVVAGMLERGPNDKDIKTLQSQGVMPTDDLQLGPQVEAPPVVKVGDEYVVMGSDQSDHVQVVQNDDGSLTVRVGTLVNGAMTYKTTRIPPGQNNLEIRTYGGNDAIEVPPEVQLNIRAFAGSGDDVYFGGGHPGMSAGSSGDDYIDLGEGDDVAYGGDGNDTIVGGDGNDVIDGQDGNDTIVGADGNDTLYGGRGNDVISGGEGQDYGEGGSGHDEVRGGAGDDTLSGGRGEDLLYGGDGNDHLFGGRGEDVYDGGAGRDDVTAEKGESTHNTENTTIIELIGAPGAQAIELYKPDWMTDDQYEAWLERIDSDLELLRTTPSGREGLVALDDASGETDSIWNPFDEPTKIRIAPYVDGDNPDATDGFDVESWLSGDDLGGNYASPPGGAYDDSALVNYGPTHDEALDERPPVASLYHELSHSFDQLSGGTADGEYTELLVDEDGNVISENDAPYAEINSVGIDTDGDGEYDTLLTGDGSEHPGALTENALREDLGWDNRESYTVVPGEGEDVVVIFEDSDGNEHRVTIPD, encoded by the coding sequence ATGAACCCGCCGTTCCCGCATTACCCGACGACGCCCGATTCCGTCGTCGAGTCGGCCGCAGGTGTTCTGCTGTCCGCCGGCCAAGTGGACAACACCCGCACCACGGCCGTACGTGAGGCCCGCGAGGCTCAGGCGAACGTCGGCGGTGACCTGGAGATCCCGATGGCCGAGATACCGCCGCCGATCGACGCGGGGGCCGATGGGCTCAAGCAGTCGGCGAAGTTCACCGCGGGTGCCCTCTCCAAGTTCTCCCTGGCGATCGGCGACTACGACACAGGTATCGACGGGTTGAACCTCAAATGGGCGGCGTTGCCGAAGAACGCGCCGAAGGATGAGCGAGAGGAGCTCCGGAAGCGGCTGATCAACCAGGAAGCCGACCTCAGCGCCGAGCTGGACAGTGAGGCGAACGTCGTGGCGGGAATGCTCGAACGCGGCCCGAACGACAAAGACATCAAGACCCTCCAGTCCCAGGGAGTGATGCCGACCGACGACCTGCAGCTCGGTCCGCAGGTCGAGGCGCCGCCGGTGGTCAAGGTCGGTGACGAGTACGTCGTCATGGGCTCCGACCAGAGCGACCACGTGCAGGTCGTGCAGAACGACGACGGCAGTCTGACCGTACGGGTCGGTACGCTCGTCAACGGCGCCATGACGTACAAGACGACCCGCATCCCGCCCGGGCAGAACAACCTGGAGATTCGTACCTACGGGGGAAACGACGCGATCGAGGTCCCGCCCGAGGTGCAGCTCAACATCCGCGCGTTCGCCGGCAGCGGCGACGACGTGTACTTCGGCGGCGGGCACCCGGGCATGTCTGCGGGCAGCAGCGGCGACGACTACATCGACCTCGGTGAGGGCGACGACGTGGCGTACGGCGGGGACGGCAACGACACGATCGTCGGCGGCGACGGCAATGACGTCATCGACGGCCAGGACGGCAATGACACGATCGTGGGTGCCGATGGCAACGACACGTTGTACGGCGGCCGCGGCAATGACGTGATCAGCGGGGGCGAGGGCCAGGACTACGGCGAGGGCGGGTCCGGCCACGACGAGGTACGCGGCGGTGCTGGTGACGACACCTTGTCGGGCGGGCGTGGTGAGGACCTCCTGTACGGCGGCGACGGCAACGATCACCTGTTCGGCGGGCGAGGCGAAGACGTCTACGACGGTGGCGCAGGTCGCGACGACGTCACTGCGGAGAAGGGCGAGAGCACGCACAACACGGAGAACACGACGATCATCGAGCTGATCGGCGCCCCCGGTGCGCAGGCGATCGAGCTCTACAAGCCGGACTGGATGACCGACGACCAGTACGAGGCGTGGCTGGAGCGAATCGACTCCGATCTCGAACTACTCCGAACGACGCCGAGTGGTCGCGAGGGCCTGGTTGCGCTCGACGATGCCTCAGGCGAGACCGACTCCATCTGGAACCCGTTCGACGAGCCGACGAAGATCCGGATCGCGCCGTACGTTGACGGAGACAATCCCGACGCAACCGACGGTTTCGATGTCGAGAGCTGGTTGAGCGGAGACGATCTCGGTGGCAACTACGCGTCGCCGCCGGGAGGCGCGTACGACGACTCCGCGTTGGTCAACTACGGTCCGACCCACGATGAGGCGCTCGACGAGCGTCCTCCGGTCGCCAGCTTGTATCACGAGTTGTCGCACAGTTTCGATCAGCTCTCGGGCGGCACCGCTGATGGCGAATACACTGAGCTTCTCGTCGACGAGGACGGCAACGTGATCAGCGAGAACGACGCGCCGTACGCCGAGATCAACTCGGTGGGGATCGACACCGACGGCGACGGTGAGTACGACACGCTACTGACCGGCGACGGTAGCGAGCATCCGGGCGCGTTGACGGAGAACGCTCTGCGAGAGGATCTGGGTTGGGACAACCGCGAGTCGTACACGGTCGTGCCCGGAGAGGGCGAGGACGTCGTCGTGATCTTCGAGGACAGTGACGGAAACGAGCATCGTGTGACGATTCCGGACTGA
- a CDS encoding MazG family protein, which produces MSIRALTTSAAVVPGTLTLDAWDALRTTPLVVPAVLDDPTAVAVRAAGVAVASSPEPAGDDLRTRLERRGPDLVWLAPRGEAVPAGLIPLVGSADPEGGALVRMAEIMRRLRQRCPWDAEQTHESLATYLLEEAYETLEALDAGDTDALREELGDVLLQVYFHAEIARESGSWSVDDVAQGLIDKLVRRHPHVFADVDVRDAGDVEANWDRLKAAEKQRASVLDGVPIALPALAYAEKVSTRLRRAGALDVWRTPAIDADAEARIGRELLDVVLAAHEAGVDAEGALRRATRDLARRSEGHRADP; this is translated from the coding sequence ATGTCGATCCGAGCGCTGACCACGAGTGCCGCCGTCGTACCCGGAACGTTGACGCTGGATGCCTGGGATGCCTTGCGTACAACGCCATTGGTCGTACCTGCAGTGCTCGATGACCCGACGGCGGTCGCGGTGCGAGCGGCCGGTGTCGCCGTGGCATCGTCACCTGAGCCCGCGGGCGACGATTTGCGCACCAGGTTGGAGCGTCGCGGTCCGGATCTGGTCTGGCTGGCGCCACGAGGTGAGGCGGTGCCCGCAGGGCTTATCCCGCTGGTTGGCTCTGCCGACCCCGAGGGAGGCGCGCTCGTACGAATGGCCGAGATCATGCGGCGACTGCGTCAGCGCTGTCCCTGGGATGCCGAGCAGACCCATGAGTCGCTTGCGACGTACCTGTTGGAGGAGGCGTACGAGACGCTGGAGGCGCTTGACGCGGGTGACACCGACGCATTACGCGAGGAGCTCGGCGATGTGCTTCTCCAGGTCTACTTCCATGCCGAGATCGCACGGGAGTCGGGATCCTGGAGCGTCGACGATGTCGCGCAAGGTCTGATCGACAAGCTCGTACGCCGCCATCCACATGTGTTCGCCGACGTCGACGTACGCGATGCAGGTGACGTCGAGGCGAACTGGGACCGTCTCAAGGCAGCGGAGAAGCAACGGGCGTCGGTGCTCGACGGCGTTCCCATCGCACTGCCGGCGCTCGCGTACGCGGAGAAGGTCTCGACCCGGCTGCGTCGAGCGGGTGCGCTCGACGTATGGCGAACGCCGGCGATCGACGCTGACGCAGAAGCCCGGATCGGGCGCGAACTGCTCGACGTCGTACTCGCAGCACACGAGGCCGGGGTCGACGCCGAAGGGGCTCTGCGCCGCGCCACCCGAGACCTCGCCAGGCGCTCGGAGGGCCACCGCGCAGACCCGTGA
- a CDS encoding GNAT family N-acetyltransferase, which translates to MQSARLLDRFDIRPPELSDAAALAAAYDRNREHLAPYEPRRTPAFYTTVAQREALAVTLEAARHRRSAGWLIFDEARVIGRINLNSIVLGAAHCAHVGYWVDGEYTGLGLATASTEFACAAAAQLGLHRVEAGTLTDNAASKAVLRKCGFEPIGHAPKYLHINGAWRDHDLFQRILHDRPPE; encoded by the coding sequence ATGCAATCAGCGAGGCTCCTCGATCGGTTCGATATTCGTCCGCCCGAGCTATCGGACGCAGCAGCGCTGGCGGCGGCGTACGACCGCAACCGCGAGCACCTCGCGCCGTACGAGCCGCGCCGCACGCCGGCGTTCTACACCACCGTGGCGCAACGCGAGGCGCTTGCGGTCACACTCGAGGCAGCGCGGCACAGGCGGTCTGCCGGTTGGCTGATCTTCGACGAAGCCCGGGTCATCGGCCGCATCAACCTGAACTCGATCGTGCTGGGCGCGGCGCACTGTGCTCATGTCGGCTACTGGGTCGACGGCGAGTACACAGGCTTGGGGCTGGCAACAGCGAGCACGGAGTTTGCATGCGCGGCCGCGGCGCAACTGGGTCTGCACCGGGTCGAGGCTGGCACGCTCACCGACAACGCCGCGTCGAAAGCCGTACTACGCAAATGCGGATTCGAACCGATCGGTCATGCGCCGAAGTACCTCCACATCAACGGTGCATGGCGCGACCACGACCTGTTCCAGCGCATCCTGCACGACCGGCCGCCGGAGTAG
- a CDS encoding bifunctional salicylyl-CoA 5-hydroxylase/oxidoreductase, which produces MKIAVIGGGPGGLYFAALTKQIGPEHEITVWERNAADDTFGFGVVFSDETLGGIESADPRFHAQLEAEFARWDDIDVHFRGEVVTSTGHGFAAMGRKRLLQLLQQRCAELGVDVRFGTEAPDVEDLRRDHDLVVAADGLNSAIRRTYADSFGPTLDERRCKYMWLGTSKVFESFTFSIRETPYGVMQLHGYPYDDKASTFIIELNESVWRAAGFDKTLDGRELAPGESDEESIARVRELFAEELGDYEVLANNSRWVTFTTVRNESWVHDNVVLLGDAAHTAHFSIGSGTKLAMEDALALAACLHEHSALPDALAAYETERRPVVESTQRAAQASLEWFEDLSQYTHQHPTQFAFNILTRSRRITYDNLRMRDPEFVARVDTWFAEHERERGQAPGDVRPPMFQPLRLGELELQNRVVVSPMDMYVAKDGVPGDFHFTHLTGKALGSPGLVMTEMVCVSPDGRITPGCAGMWNDEQLAQWERITDFVHRETSTKIGVQLGHSGAKGSTKLMWEGIDEPLDSGNWEVTAASPVAYRPGVNQVPRELTRDEMVEVREQFVASTVRAAAAGFDLVELHCAHGYLLSGFISPITNRRTDEYGGSLENRLRFPLEVFTAMREAWPADKPMTVRVSATDWCDDGLTLDDALAVAQAFEAAGAAAIDVSTGQVTSAEKPAFGRSYQTPFADRIRNRLHIPTIAVGVISSYDDVNSILLAGRADLCALGRVHLYDPNWTLHAAVEQDYDGPGVRWPLPWRAGRRKPQTGRPDAAPPPRRLPTK; this is translated from the coding sequence ATGAAGATCGCAGTCATCGGCGGCGGCCCGGGCGGCCTCTACTTCGCCGCTCTCACCAAGCAGATCGGCCCCGAGCACGAGATCACCGTGTGGGAACGCAACGCCGCCGACGACACGTTCGGCTTCGGCGTCGTGTTCTCCGACGAGACGCTCGGCGGTATAGAGAGCGCCGATCCGCGCTTCCACGCCCAGCTGGAGGCGGAGTTCGCCCGCTGGGACGACATCGATGTGCACTTCCGCGGCGAGGTCGTCACCAGCACCGGGCACGGATTCGCCGCCATGGGCCGCAAGCGCCTGCTCCAGTTGCTCCAGCAACGGTGTGCAGAACTCGGCGTCGACGTACGATTCGGCACCGAGGCACCCGATGTCGAAGACCTGCGGCGCGACCACGACCTCGTCGTCGCGGCCGACGGGCTCAACTCGGCGATCCGGCGCACGTACGCGGACTCCTTCGGCCCGACCCTCGACGAGCGACGCTGCAAGTACATGTGGCTCGGTACGTCGAAGGTCTTCGAGTCGTTCACGTTCTCGATCCGCGAGACCCCGTACGGCGTCATGCAGCTGCACGGATACCCGTACGACGACAAGGCGAGCACGTTCATCATCGAGCTCAACGAGTCGGTGTGGCGCGCAGCCGGATTCGACAAGACTCTCGACGGCCGCGAGCTCGCACCGGGCGAGTCGGACGAGGAGTCGATCGCCCGCGTACGCGAGCTCTTCGCCGAGGAGCTCGGCGACTATGAGGTGCTGGCGAACAACTCGCGTTGGGTGACGTTCACGACCGTACGCAACGAGTCGTGGGTGCACGACAATGTCGTGCTCCTCGGCGACGCCGCACACACCGCACACTTCTCGATCGGCTCGGGTACGAAGCTCGCAATGGAGGATGCACTCGCGTTGGCCGCGTGCCTGCACGAGCACTCGGCCCTGCCCGATGCGCTCGCGGCGTACGAGACGGAGCGCCGGCCGGTCGTCGAGTCGACCCAGCGTGCGGCCCAGGCGAGCCTGGAGTGGTTCGAGGACCTGTCGCAGTACACCCATCAGCACCCGACACAGTTCGCGTTCAACATCCTGACTCGCAGCCGGCGCATCACGTACGACAACCTGCGCATGCGCGATCCGGAGTTCGTCGCTCGCGTCGACACCTGGTTCGCCGAGCACGAGCGCGAGCGCGGCCAGGCGCCCGGTGACGTACGCCCGCCGATGTTCCAGCCGCTGCGACTCGGCGAGCTCGAGCTGCAGAACCGCGTCGTCGTCTCGCCGATGGACATGTACGTCGCGAAGGACGGCGTGCCCGGCGACTTCCACTTCACCCATCTCACCGGCAAGGCACTGGGTAGTCCGGGTCTGGTGATGACCGAGATGGTCTGCGTATCGCCGGACGGCCGGATCACTCCCGGGTGCGCAGGCATGTGGAACGACGAACAGCTTGCGCAGTGGGAGCGGATCACCGACTTCGTCCACCGCGAGACGAGTACCAAGATCGGCGTGCAGCTTGGGCATTCGGGCGCCAAGGGATCCACCAAGCTGATGTGGGAGGGCATCGACGAACCACTCGACTCGGGCAACTGGGAGGTCACCGCAGCTTCCCCCGTCGCGTACCGGCCCGGCGTCAACCAAGTGCCACGCGAGCTGACCCGCGACGAGATGGTCGAGGTGCGCGAGCAGTTCGTCGCATCGACCGTGCGGGCGGCCGCCGCCGGGTTCGACCTGGTCGAGCTGCACTGCGCGCACGGGTACCTGCTCTCGGGATTCATCTCGCCGATCACGAACCGGCGCACCGACGAGTACGGCGGTTCGCTGGAGAACCGGCTGCGCTTCCCGCTCGAGGTGTTCACTGCGATGCGCGAGGCATGGCCGGCCGACAAGCCGATGACCGTGCGTGTCTCCGCGACCGACTGGTGCGATGACGGGCTCACCCTCGACGACGCGCTGGCCGTGGCGCAGGCGTTCGAAGCCGCCGGGGCGGCTGCGATCGACGTGTCGACCGGGCAGGTGACGTCGGCGGAGAAGCCGGCATTCGGGCGTTCGTACCAGACACCGTTCGCCGACCGGATCCGCAACCGACTGCATATTCCGACCATCGCGGTCGGCGTCATTTCGTCGTACGACGATGTGAACTCGATCCTGCTCGCCGGTCGGGCCGATCTCTGCGCGCTCGGCCGCGTCCACCTGTACGACCCGAACTGGACTCTGCACGCGGCCGTCGAACAGGACTACGACGGCCCGGGCGTACGCTGGCCGCTGCCGTGGCGAGCCGGACGCCGCAAGCCGCAGACAGGTCGACCCGACGCTGCGCCTCCCCCGCGCAGGCTCCCTACGAAGTGA
- a CDS encoding enoyl-CoA hydratase family protein yields the protein MTRYRASVPITNDWQHFDFEVADGVATVTLNRPDKLNALTFQSYADLRDLLHELPHRGDTNVLVIRGEGAGFCGGGDVNEIIGELIEMDARDLMGFTKMTGDVIKAMRECPVPIIASIQGIAAGAGAVVALAADLRVVAESGRFAFLFTKVGLSGGDMGAAYLLPRVVGAGRASQLLLLGDTIDARTADRYGLVSELVVDDELAEATTRLARRLADGPTLGYAQTKSLITRELDMSLGASMELDAMTQALLMTTDDHAEFHAAFNAKRPPQWKGR from the coding sequence ATGACCCGCTACCGCGCGTCAGTGCCGATCACGAACGACTGGCAGCACTTCGACTTCGAGGTCGCCGACGGCGTCGCAACGGTGACGCTGAACCGACCGGACAAGCTGAATGCCTTGACCTTCCAGAGCTATGCGGACCTCCGGGATCTGTTGCACGAGCTGCCTCACCGCGGAGACACGAACGTACTCGTGATCCGTGGCGAGGGAGCCGGGTTCTGCGGCGGCGGCGATGTCAACGAGATCATCGGCGAACTGATCGAGATGGACGCGCGTGACCTGATGGGGTTCACAAAGATGACCGGCGACGTCATCAAGGCGATGCGCGAGTGTCCGGTGCCGATCATCGCTTCGATCCAGGGCATCGCCGCGGGAGCGGGCGCAGTCGTCGCTCTGGCGGCGGACCTCCGGGTGGTCGCGGAGTCCGGGCGATTCGCGTTCCTGTTCACGAAGGTGGGGCTGTCGGGTGGCGACATGGGCGCGGCGTACCTGTTGCCGCGGGTCGTCGGTGCGGGGCGTGCGAGTCAGCTGCTGCTGCTCGGCGACACCATCGACGCGCGTACCGCTGATCGGTACGGCCTGGTCAGCGAGCTCGTCGTCGACGACGAGCTGGCCGAGGCGACGACCCGGCTGGCACGCCGTCTCGCCGATGGGCCGACGCTCGGGTATGCGCAGACGAAGTCGCTCATCACGCGGGAGCTCGACATGTCGCTCGGTGCCTCGATGGAGCTCGATGCGATGACGCAGGCCCTGCTGATGACGACGGACGACCACGCCGAGTTCCATGCTGCGTTCAACGCGAAGCGTCCGCCGCAGTG